Proteins from a genomic interval of Collinsella sp. zg1085:
- a CDS encoding YitT family protein: MHLIELYERLLSLGRFASVRRLVTTLCVVLSALLQAYVIEAFIIPANLLSGGFTGAAILIDRTTSLFGISIPISVGMLALNIPVALACWKSISKRFVIFSMLQVALLSLFLEIFEFPALLPGDTVLEVLFGGVLIGLSTVVALKGGASTAGTDFIALFVSNRTGKTIWTPVFIGNCIMLLIFGSIFGWRPAAYSIVFQFIATKTVDEFYHRYQRSVLLVTTKQPTEVARAYTQEMDHGASIIDATGAFSGEPVGIIHAVLSTYEVSDAIKLIRSVDSRAVINVMPNENFVGNFRHDGIDEPLPTKVKATPPVDPLLASMAKLRRYAGFRPGMVQHEKRPPQN, translated from the coding sequence ATGCATCTCATAGAGCTCTATGAACGCCTGCTTTCGCTAGGTCGATTTGCCAGTGTAAGACGACTGGTAACCACACTTTGTGTTGTGTTGTCTGCCTTGTTACAGGCCTATGTTATTGAAGCGTTTATCATTCCAGCCAATCTGTTATCAGGTGGCTTTACCGGCGCAGCTATTCTTATTGACAGGACAACCTCACTGTTTGGAATTTCTATTCCTATTTCGGTTGGTATGCTTGCACTCAATATCCCCGTGGCTCTCGCATGTTGGAAAAGCATCTCAAAGCGTTTTGTAATTTTCTCAATGCTTCAGGTGGCGCTCTTAAGCCTCTTTCTTGAAATCTTTGAATTTCCGGCACTCTTGCCAGGAGATACCGTTCTTGAAGTACTCTTTGGCGGCGTACTCATTGGACTATCAACCGTTGTTGCCCTAAAGGGAGGGGCTTCAACCGCTGGTACTGACTTTATTGCATTGTTTGTTTCTAACCGCACGGGCAAAACTATTTGGACACCAGTATTTATTGGCAACTGCATCATGCTGCTTATTTTTGGGTCCATTTTTGGCTGGCGACCAGCTGCATACTCAATTGTGTTCCAATTCATTGCCACTAAAACAGTCGATGAGTTTTACCATCGCTATCAGCGCTCTGTGCTTTTAGTGACCACCAAACAACCCACTGAAGTCGCGCGCGCTTATACGCAAGAAATGGACCACGGCGCAAGCATCATCGATGCAACGGGTGCCTTTAGCGGAGAACCGGTCGGTATTATCCATGCAGTTTTGTCAACCTACGAAGTCAGTGATGCCATTAAGCTCATACGCTCCGTTGATTCGCGGGCGGTTATCAATGTTATGCCTAACGAGAACTTTGTTGGCAATTTCCGCCACGATGGCATTGACGAACCGCTTCCCACAAAAGTGAAGGCAACACCGCCGGTTGACCCTCTCTTGGCATCAATGGCTAAGCTTCGTCGCTACGCCGGTTTTAGACCCGGTATGGTCCAGCACGAAAAAAGACCACCCCAGAACTAG
- a CDS encoding phospho-sugar mutase, translating to MVDVHGLLNTWLENVQDAELLHELEQLRDSNDDTAITDAFFKDLSFGTAGLRGIIGAGTNRMNIYTVGRATQGFADYLKKTFDEPSVAIARDSRNKGELFVRTTAAILAANGIRVYLYPQISPVPTLSWAVRYLACSGGICMTASHNPAAYNGYKVYGPDGCQITSEAAAAISDAIHATDPFADVCMCDFNQAVNEGRITWIDEQVLDAYYDAVLATSVSTLTPQDRAKAPLKLVYTPLNGTGLIPVTTVLERAGITDVSVVEEQRNPDGDFPTCSYPNPEIREAMQKGIDLCEKLGPDLLLATDPDADRVGTAVKSGEDYVLLSGNEMGILLLDYICKMRAEQGEVLSNKVAVTTIVSSAMTDAIAQTYGFELRRCLTGFKYIGDIITALSDAGTPERFIFGFEESYGYLTGDHVRDKDAVNASLLICEMAQYYKLRGMNLADAMTALYEQHGYYLNRTVALSYPGAEGAAKMATLMAHLRTNPPAALAGMPVQTVRDYAEGIDGLPTADVLEFDLGTGNKLIVRPSGTEPKVKLYVFATGDRMSSATDALNCLEAAGRELLA from the coding sequence ATGGTAGATGTACATGGATTGCTCAACACGTGGTTAGAAAACGTTCAGGATGCCGAGCTGTTGCATGAGCTTGAACAGCTGCGCGATTCTAACGATGACACTGCAATTACTGATGCGTTCTTTAAGGATTTGTCTTTTGGTACTGCAGGCTTGCGTGGCATTATTGGTGCAGGTACCAACCGCATGAACATCTATACCGTTGGCCGTGCAACGCAGGGGTTTGCTGACTATCTCAAAAAGACCTTCGATGAACCCAGTGTTGCCATTGCTCGTGATAGTCGTAATAAGGGCGAGCTCTTCGTGCGCACAACTGCCGCTATTCTTGCGGCAAATGGCATTCGGGTATATCTGTACCCGCAAATTTCTCCGGTACCTACACTGTCGTGGGCAGTTCGCTATCTTGCCTGCTCAGGTGGTATTTGCATGACCGCATCTCATAATCCGGCTGCATATAATGGCTATAAGGTATATGGTCCTGATGGCTGCCAGATTACGAGTGAAGCTGCTGCTGCTATTTCAGATGCTATACATGCAACTGACCCTTTTGCTGATGTATGTATGTGTGACTTTAATCAGGCGGTCAATGAGGGCCGTATCACGTGGATTGATGAGCAGGTTCTTGATGCATATTACGATGCAGTACTAGCTACATCGGTAAGCACCTTAACTCCTCAAGATCGCGCAAAAGCTCCACTTAAGCTGGTCTATACGCCGCTCAATGGTACAGGGCTCATCCCGGTAACCACAGTGCTTGAACGTGCAGGCATTACGGATGTAAGTGTGGTAGAAGAGCAGCGCAATCCTGACGGTGATTTTCCAACATGTTCATATCCAAACCCTGAGATTCGTGAGGCTATGCAAAAAGGTATTGACCTTTGTGAGAAGCTTGGTCCTGATTTACTGCTGGCAACTGACCCTGATGCTGACCGCGTGGGAACAGCGGTTAAGAGCGGTGAGGATTATGTACTGCTTTCCGGCAACGAAATGGGTATTTTGCTGTTGGATTATATTTGCAAAATGCGCGCTGAACAGGGCGAGGTTTTATCCAATAAGGTAGCGGTGACCACGATTGTGTCTTCTGCTATGACTGATGCTATTGCCCAGACATATGGCTTTGAGCTGCGCCGTTGCCTAACAGGCTTTAAGTACATTGGCGACATCATTACGGCTCTTTCTGATGCGGGTACACCTGAGCGCTTTATCTTTGGTTTTGAGGAGAGCTATGGCTATCTCACCGGAGACCACGTCCGCGATAAAGACGCGGTTAATGCTTCGTTGCTCATCTGCGAGATGGCGCAGTATTACAAGCTTCGTGGCATGAATTTGGCTGACGCTATGACAGCGCTCTATGAGCAGCACGGGTATTATCTTAACCGGACGGTAGCCTTATCGTATCCAGGAGCTGAGGGTGCAGCAAAGATGGCAACCCTTATGGCTCATCTACGTACCAATCCGCCAGCAGCACTTGCTGGTATGCCAGTGCAGACCGTGCGCGATTATGCAGAAGGGATTGATGGCTTACCAACGGCTGACGTACTTGAGTTTGACTTAGGCACCGGCAACAAGTTAATTGTTCGTCCATCAGGCACCGAGCCCAAGGTTAAGTTGTATGTTTTTGCAACCGGTGACCGGATGAGCTCAGCAACAGATGCGCTCAATTGTCTTGAAGCGGCTGGTCGCGAGTTGTTGGCATAA
- a CDS encoding cysteine desulfurase family protein, translated as MMPSSSCKQRYIYADNAATTPLSAAARTAMEPFFTDIYANPSGIHRLAKRAADKLSQLREQLAACIQARPRELYITSGGSESNNWILRSAAEQVWQQHGRTAQPVIITSAIEHHSVLHCCTALEQQGVVVEYLPVDQQGFISVTDLDNALKHHKHHVALVSLMLANNEVGSIEPIAELAACAHAHGVRIHTDAVQALGHIPVDVTQLGVDALSFSAHKFHGPCGIGGLYVRSDMPMLPLIAGGAQEYGMRAGTENLAGMAGMTAALVEVCKELGVRSNHVSVARDALIQAVLNADEQTQLSGPRPGAHRLPSLASFICTDVDAELLVVMLDQAGIAAATGSACASGSTEPSHVICALGYTDARQNRGSLRLSLSDDISDEDTAYLCEHVPAVIKRCRLLSGSTL; from the coding sequence ATGATGCCATCTTCTTCTTGTAAACAACGCTATATCTATGCTGATAATGCAGCAACAACCCCACTTTCTGCTGCTGCTCGCACTGCTATGGAACCCTTTTTTACTGACATATATGCTAATCCCAGCGGTATTCATCGCCTTGCAAAACGAGCTGCTGATAAACTGTCACAGTTGCGCGAACAACTTGCAGCGTGCATACAAGCGCGTCCGCGTGAACTATATATCACCAGCGGCGGGTCAGAGTCTAACAATTGGATTTTACGCAGCGCGGCTGAGCAAGTCTGGCAGCAGCATGGCAGAACGGCTCAGCCTGTCATCATTACCAGCGCTATCGAGCATCATTCAGTCTTGCACTGCTGTACTGCCCTTGAGCAACAAGGGGTTGTTGTTGAGTATTTGCCTGTTGACCAGCAGGGGTTTATCTCGGTAACCGATTTAGACAATGCCCTCAAGCACCACAAACATCACGTTGCCTTAGTATCACTCATGCTTGCCAATAACGAAGTGGGAAGCATTGAGCCCATCGCCGAGCTTGCTGCATGCGCTCATGCTCACGGCGTGCGCATTCATACCGACGCAGTACAGGCGCTGGGGCATATTCCGGTTGATGTGACACAACTAGGCGTTGATGCCCTTTCGTTTTCTGCGCACAAGTTTCATGGTCCTTGTGGCATAGGCGGGCTTTATGTGCGCAGTGACATGCCCATGTTGCCTCTTATTGCTGGCGGCGCACAGGAGTATGGCATGCGTGCCGGAACCGAAAACCTCGCTGGCATGGCTGGCATGACAGCAGCTCTCGTAGAAGTCTGTAAGGAGCTTGGGGTTCGCTCAAATCACGTGAGCGTCGCTCGCGATGCACTTATCCAGGCCGTGCTTAACGCCGACGAACAGACCCAGCTGAGCGGACCTCGCCCAGGGGCACATCGTCTACCTTCACTCGCTTCATTTATATGTACCGATGTTGATGCAGAACTGCTGGTGGTTATGCTCGACCAAGCAGGCATAGCTGCAGCAACAGGGTCTGCCTGCGCAAGTGGCTCAACTGAACCCTCTCATGTTATCTGTGCCCTAGGGTACACCGATGCACGACAAAACCGAGGCTCGCTGCGGCTCTCTCTTTCCGATGATATTTCAGACGAGGACACCGCCTATTTGTGTGAGCACGTTCCTGCCGTCATCAAACGATGCCGCTTGCTCAGTGGCTCTACCCTATAA
- a CDS encoding Hsp20 family protein — protein sequence MTSLYPYRLVFGINPLVRKSLLSAFDDMMDFSESTIASKAFPLDVEDQGEAYEVTAYLTGVSKENIDIELNEGRLSISVRVEESEEDKNKNYLQREFGAYAATRGVYLKDASSEGLSARYADGVLRVSVPKFVEKQSVTKVVID from the coding sequence ATGACGAGTTTGTATCCGTATCGCTTAGTTTTTGGTATCAATCCACTGGTAAGAAAGTCGCTTTTAAGTGCATTTGACGACATGATGGATTTTTCTGAGTCAACCATTGCAAGCAAAGCTTTTCCTCTTGATGTTGAGGACCAAGGGGAGGCATATGAGGTCACGGCTTATCTAACGGGCGTCTCAAAAGAGAACATTGATATTGAGCTTAACGAGGGTCGTTTGTCTATCTCAGTACGTGTTGAGGAGTCTGAGGAAGATAAAAACAAGAATTATTTGCAGCGTGAGTTTGGCGCATATGCAGCAACACGTGGCGTGTATCTCAAGGATGCGTCAAGCGAGGGTTTGTCGGCGCGCTATGCCGATGGGGTGCTTAGGGTAAGCGTCCCAAAGTTTGTTGAGAAGCAAAGCGTTACGAAGGTCGTTATTGACTAA
- a CDS encoding DUF6110 family protein, with the protein MFSVSKTHALLVGAGVVLGAVGVQLLKSTCVRNLAVQGVAAGMRAKVGYQDIVEQAKAEVDDIVAEAGYLNEQVEEAAQADACACNIDA; encoded by the coding sequence ATGTTTAGCGTATCAAAAACACATGCGTTACTTGTCGGTGCGGGTGTTGTGCTTGGAGCCGTGGGCGTTCAACTTCTTAAAAGCACCTGCGTTCGCAATCTTGCTGTTCAGGGCGTTGCTGCTGGTATGCGTGCTAAGGTCGGATACCAAGACATTGTTGAGCAGGCAAAAGCTGAGGTTGACGATATTGTTGCAGAGGCAGGCTATCTAAACGAGCAGGTTGAAGAGGCTGCTCAGGCAGACGCATGTGCATGCAATATTGATGCGTAG
- a CDS encoding heavy metal translocating P-type ATPase, which produces MKFSIEHEVPGRIRVKLQGRVPTADIGALTRLLMEHSVIQHVSVYPRAASIAVRYCAENTDDCADSSAHEHVHALTPHAPDCPCCSGELLEDPFASIPGRAEALAALAAINAHDVEITRRAYPEAQVPRVHDLLLDVAWLLGTHMARRWFLPAPLSSLYAVWSYRHFIAEAARSLINGRLDVPVLDASAIGISFVKGDFKTAAGTMVLLQLGDLLEDYTRAQSQNQLISSLLDIPEYAQLLPDGDADMRGAEECRVHASTLEKGSLIVVRTGMPIPVDGTIERGLAMVNQATLTGEPLAIERREGDDVFAGTAVEDGEIFVRVRAAAEDTKLRSIVSLVENSERLKAESLARRENLADAIVPWNFLLAGLVALTTRSLERTSAALMVDYSCALKLTGAISVLTAMSQSAQEGFIVKGSKHFETFAKADTIVFDKTGTLTAAAPQVKEILGFDGWETDEVLRFSACLEEHFPHPVARAVVHAAAQAGLKHRERHAELDYIVAHGIASSLNGARVVIGSKHFVVQDEGVLISDEAAAQIANRMTGLSTLYLAVDGELRGVIGVEDPIKEGTPEALAELKRLGVKRLIMLTGDNQHAARRIAKEAGITEFRANLLPEQKHTIIEELRAEGACVVMVGDGVNDSPALSAADVGIAMGSGTAIAKEVADITLTEGDLSSLVALRRLSQGLKVRMENSFNQVIAINSALLAGGITGSLTPQTSALIHNGSTIALSMRNARTYE; this is translated from the coding sequence ATGAAGTTTAGTATTGAGCATGAGGTTCCCGGACGTATTCGCGTGAAGCTTCAAGGGCGGGTTCCCACAGCGGATATTGGCGCGCTTACTCGCTTGCTTATGGAGCATTCGGTTATACAGCATGTAAGCGTGTACCCGCGAGCGGCTTCAATTGCCGTGCGGTATTGTGCAGAAAATACCGATGATTGTGCAGACTCATCTGCTCATGAACATGTGCATGCTCTTACTCCACATGCCCCTGACTGCCCTTGCTGCTCTGGTGAGCTGCTTGAAGACCCCTTTGCTAGCATCCCTGGTCGCGCTGAGGCGCTTGCGGCACTTGCTGCAATTAATGCTCATGATGTTGAGATAACGCGACGTGCTTATCCAGAAGCTCAGGTACCGCGCGTGCATGACCTGCTTTTGGATGTTGCATGGCTTCTAGGCACTCATATGGCGCGTCGTTGGTTTTTACCAGCGCCCCTATCATCTCTTTATGCGGTTTGGAGCTACCGCCACTTTATTGCAGAGGCCGCGCGTTCCCTCATAAACGGGCGGCTCGACGTTCCGGTGCTGGATGCCTCAGCTATCGGAATTTCGTTTGTTAAAGGTGACTTCAAGACAGCGGCAGGTACGATGGTATTGCTGCAGCTTGGTGATTTGCTTGAAGACTATACGCGGGCGCAGTCGCAGAATCAGCTTATCTCGTCATTGCTTGATATTCCTGAGTACGCTCAGTTGTTGCCGGATGGCGATGCTGACATGAGAGGAGCTGAAGAATGCCGTGTTCATGCCTCAACGCTTGAAAAGGGGAGCCTGATTGTAGTTCGCACTGGTATGCCCATTCCGGTTGATGGCACGATTGAGCGAGGTCTTGCCATGGTTAATCAGGCTACGCTTACTGGTGAGCCGCTTGCTATTGAGCGGCGCGAGGGAGACGATGTTTTTGCTGGCACCGCAGTTGAAGATGGTGAGATATTTGTACGCGTACGTGCGGCGGCAGAAGATACCAAGCTGCGCTCTATTGTGAGCTTAGTTGAAAACTCCGAGCGATTAAAAGCAGAATCACTTGCGCGTCGCGAAAATCTTGCAGACGCTATTGTGCCTTGGAACTTTTTGCTTGCAGGTCTTGTCGCGCTCACCACACGCAGTCTTGAGCGAACTTCGGCAGCGCTGATGGTTGACTATTCATGTGCACTCAAGTTAACAGGCGCAATTTCGGTGCTTACCGCCATGAGCCAGAGTGCGCAGGAAGGCTTCATTGTTAAAGGGTCTAAACACTTTGAGACCTTTGCTAAGGCTGATACCATCGTTTTTGATAAAACGGGAACACTTACGGCTGCTGCTCCGCAGGTAAAAGAGATTTTAGGATTTGATGGCTGGGAAACCGATGAGGTTTTGCGTTTTTCAGCCTGCCTTGAAGAGCATTTCCCGCACCCCGTAGCGCGTGCTGTGGTGCATGCCGCTGCACAGGCCGGCCTTAAGCATCGTGAGCGTCATGCTGAGCTTGACTACATTGTGGCGCATGGCATCGCGAGCTCACTCAATGGTGCGCGTGTTGTTATTGGCTCTAAGCATTTTGTTGTGCAGGACGAGGGCGTGCTAATTTCTGATGAAGCTGCGGCTCAAATTGCCAATCGTATGACTGGTCTTTCAACGCTGTACCTTGCGGTTGATGGGGAGCTGCGCGGCGTGATTGGTGTTGAGGACCCTATCAAAGAAGGCACGCCAGAGGCTTTAGCCGAGCTCAAGCGTTTGGGGGTCAAGCGTCTCATTATGTTGACGGGCGATAATCAACATGCTGCCCGCCGCATTGCAAAAGAGGCGGGAATTACAGAGTTTCGGGCAAATTTACTTCCTGAGCAGAAGCATACAATCATTGAAGAACTCAGGGCTGAGGGTGCCTGTGTGGTTATGGTTGGAGATGGCGTAAACGATTCGCCTGCCCTGTCTGCAGCCGATGTTGGCATAGCTATGGGCTCAGGCACAGCTATTGCAAAAGAGGTGGCTGACATTACGCTCACTGAGGGCGATTTGTCTTCTTTGGTGGCATTGCGTCGTCTTTCACAAGGTCTTAAAGTGCGCATGGAAAACTCGTTTAATCAGGTTATTGCTATCAATTCAGCATTGCTTGCAGGTGGAATTACCGGCTCGTTAACACCTCAAACCAGCGCACTTATTCATAATGGTTCAACTATTGCGCTCAGTATGAGAAACGCACGAACCTATGAATAA
- a CDS encoding arsenate reductase family protein yields MNKHIVFLEYPKCTTCKRAKKWLDEHGIAYIDRHIVEERPTADELAAWQAASGLAPRRFFNTSGMKYRELGIKAQLDAGMSEADMFALLATDGMLVKRPLVVVDDGEQVLVGFKEDVWATSLL; encoded by the coding sequence ATGAACAAACATATCGTATTTCTTGAATATCCAAAGTGCACAACCTGCAAGCGTGCAAAAAAATGGCTGGATGAGCACGGTATCGCTTATATCGACCGCCATATAGTGGAGGAGCGCCCCACGGCTGATGAGCTTGCTGCATGGCAGGCCGCTTCGGGCTTAGCTCCGCGTCGGTTCTTTAACACGAGCGGCATGAAGTATCGCGAGCTTGGCATTAAAGCTCAACTCGATGCTGGCATGAGCGAGGCAGATATGTTTGCACTGCTTGCTACTGACGGTATGCTGGTAAAACGTCCGCTTGTAGTTGTAGATGATGGCGAGCAGGTACTGGTTGGCTTTAAGGAAGATGTTTGGGCGACCAGTTTGCTGTAA
- the yfcE gene encoding phosphodiesterase — MKLVIASDIHGSAYWTERLVAAIHTEAPTHIVLLGDLLYHGPRNDLSKDYAPKRVIPLLRELANDYQVVAVRGNCDAEVDQMVLSFPLMSDFAELVDSGGRSLFFTHGHVFGAGYHNSVDCLPQLRAGTAVVFGHTHHKVNEAMVRYPELWAFNPGSVSIPKDGTHSFGVYQDGQFSHRILGETEVEEYAGM; from the coding sequence ATGAAACTTGTAATTGCTTCTGACATACATGGCTCGGCGTATTGGACTGAGCGCCTCGTTGCTGCAATTCATACTGAGGCTCCTACGCATATTGTGCTGCTCGGCGACTTGCTTTATCACGGCCCGCGCAACGATCTGTCAAAAGATTATGCACCTAAGCGGGTTATCCCTTTATTACGTGAGCTAGCCAATGATTATCAGGTAGTTGCCGTGCGGGGCAATTGTGACGCTGAGGTTGATCAGATGGTGCTTTCGTTTCCCTTGATGTCGGATTTTGCAGAGCTTGTCGATTCAGGGGGACGCAGCTTGTTTTTTACCCATGGGCATGTATTTGGCGCAGGCTATCACAATAGTGTTGATTGTTTGCCACAACTTCGTGCGGGCACTGCAGTTGTATTTGGTCATACCCACCATAAGGTAAATGAAGCTATGGTGCGCTATCCCGAGCTGTGGGCATTTAACCCAGGGAGCGTTTCTATTCCTAAAGATGGGACGCATAGCTTTGGTGTCTATCAAGATGGACAGTTTTCGCATCGTATATTAGGAGAAACCGAGGTAGAAGAGTATGCCGGAATGTAA
- the mazG gene encoding nucleoside triphosphate pyrophosphohydrolase → MPECNAHAPQNVPVDVRDASQALIETVWRLRQPDGCPWDREQTHESIAKNLIEEAYEALDCIEQGDIEHLREELGDVLMQVVLQSQIAHDQQEFTCADIMCELNEKLIRRHPHVFGDVQAATGEEALKSWEQVKLAEKAQAAEKGLHKSLLDDVPRSLPALMQAQKVSRKAASVGFEWETIEDIWAQVDEERSEFLAEEPKTEARAREFGNLLFALVNIARREGIDAESALRASTSKFRARWAHIEAHAEARHCGVEELSTAEMNEIWEQAKRFEAEG, encoded by the coding sequence ATGCCGGAATGTAATGCGCACGCGCCTCAGAATGTGCCTGTTGATGTACGCGATGCCTCACAAGCCCTTATAGAAACGGTTTGGCGGCTGCGCCAGCCTGATGGTTGTCCATGGGATCGCGAGCAAACCCATGAAAGTATTGCTAAAAACCTTATTGAAGAAGCATATGAGGCGCTTGACTGTATAGAGCAGGGCGATATTGAGCATTTGCGCGAGGAGCTGGGCGACGTACTCATGCAAGTGGTATTGCAGTCACAGATTGCACACGACCAGCAAGAATTTACTTGCGCCGACATCATGTGTGAGCTTAACGAGAAGCTAATTCGCCGTCACCCTCATGTTTTTGGTGACGTACAAGCAGCAACAGGCGAAGAAGCGCTTAAGAGCTGGGAACAGGTTAAGCTTGCAGAAAAGGCTCAAGCAGCAGAGAAAGGCTTGCATAAAAGTCTTCTTGATGATGTACCGCGCAGTTTACCAGCGCTTATGCAAGCGCAAAAGGTTTCACGGAAAGCCGCATCAGTAGGTTTTGAGTGGGAGACTATCGAAGATATTTGGGCACAGGTAGATGAGGAGCGCTCAGAGTTTTTGGCGGAGGAACCAAAAACTGAAGCCCGCGCTCGTGAGTTTGGTAACCTATTATTTGCACTCGTGAACATCGCGCGGCGTGAGGGGATTGACGCTGAGAGTGCCTTGCGAGCGAGTACGTCAAAGTTTCGGGCTCGATGGGCGCATATTGAAGCGCATGCAGAAGCACGGCACTGCGGCGTCGAAGAGCTTTCAACAGCAGAAATGAATGAAATTTGGGAGCAAGCTAAGCGTTTTGAAGCTGAAGGCTAA
- the eno gene encoding phosphopyruvate hydratase produces MSEILDVYGREVLDSRGNPTVEVEVVLDDGSFGRAMVPSGASTGAFEACELRDGDKDRYLGKGVSKAVDHVNKECAEAVTGLDAFDQRAVDAALLAADGTPNKTNLGANAILGVSLAVARAAAQSAGLELYQYLGGVNAHLLPTPMMNILNGGVHADNNVDFQEFMIMPVGAPTFTEGVRWCAEVYHTLKSVLHEAGLGGGVGDEGGFAPNLKTNAEPFEYITKAVEKAGYKPGVDFMYAMDPASTEFYNAETGNYELKGEGRTLSSAEMVDYWCDLVEKYPIISIEDGMAEEDWDGWVELTRRIGNKVQLVGDDLFVTNTARLKKGIELGAANAILVKVNQIGTLTESLEAIETAKEAGYACIVSHRSGETEDSTIADLVVATNAGQIKSGAPCRSDRIAKYNQLIRIEDELLTSAQYAGKDAFYNIK; encoded by the coding sequence ATGAGTGAGATTCTGGATGTCTATGGTCGTGAAGTGCTCGATTCACGTGGCAACCCTACCGTTGAGGTAGAGGTTGTACTCGATGACGGCTCTTTTGGTCGTGCCATGGTGCCCTCTGGCGCTTCAACCGGCGCTTTTGAGGCATGCGAGCTTCGCGACGGCGACAAGGATCGTTACCTGGGCAAGGGTGTTTCTAAGGCTGTTGATCATGTCAATAAAGAGTGTGCAGAGGCAGTTACTGGCCTTGATGCGTTTGACCAGCGTGCAGTAGATGCAGCTTTGCTTGCTGCTGACGGTACCCCCAATAAGACCAACCTTGGTGCTAATGCCATCCTCGGTGTCTCGCTGGCTGTTGCACGCGCTGCTGCTCAGTCTGCTGGTCTTGAGCTGTATCAATATCTTGGAGGCGTTAACGCACACCTTTTGCCTACGCCTATGATGAACATCTTGAATGGTGGCGTTCACGCCGATAACAACGTGGACTTCCAGGAGTTCATGATTATGCCGGTTGGCGCTCCTACCTTTACTGAGGGTGTTCGTTGGTGCGCTGAGGTGTATCACACGCTTAAGTCAGTTCTGCATGAGGCAGGTCTTGGCGGCGGTGTTGGCGACGAGGGCGGTTTTGCTCCTAACCTCAAGACCAACGCTGAGCCGTTTGAGTACATTACCAAGGCTGTTGAGAAGGCTGGTTATAAGCCAGGCGTTGACTTTATGTATGCTATGGACCCTGCTTCTACCGAGTTCTATAACGCCGAAACCGGCAACTACGAGCTTAAGGGTGAGGGTCGTACACTGAGCTCAGCCGAGATGGTTGATTATTGGTGCGACCTCGTCGAGAAATATCCTATCATCTCCATTGAGGATGGTATGGCCGAAGAGGACTGGGACGGCTGGGTTGAGCTGACCCGTCGTATTGGCAATAAGGTTCAGCTGGTTGGCGACGACCTCTTTGTTACCAACACTGCTCGCCTTAAGAAGGGTATTGAGCTGGGCGCTGCAAATGCCATCTTGGTCAAGGTTAACCAGATTGGTACGCTTACCGAGTCGCTCGAGGCTATTGAGACTGCAAAAGAGGCTGGTTATGCCTGCATTGTGTCTCACCGTTCGGGCGAGACTGAGGACAGCACCATTGCTGATTTGGTTGTTGCAACTAATGCTGGTCAGATTAAGTCGGGCGCTCCGTGCCGTTCTGACCGTATTGCTAAGTACAACCAGCTTATCCGTATTGAGGACGAGCTGCTTACCAGCGCTCAATATGCTGGCAAGGATGCTTTCTACAACATCAAATAG